The following proteins come from a genomic window of Pirellula staleyi DSM 6068:
- a CDS encoding recombinase family protein has product MYLRNKDEVRPRNGRVLVEVIVARISGCKNQTELSLQDQVDHGKAVARELYSGTIEFRIVDTKGKGERLDRPELCEIEELIRSGKVDLLIFEDVGRLVRGTDAFRLCGIAVNHGVRVISPNDFLDTAEEDWEKYLFDACKEHMQHNSHTSKRLK; this is encoded by the coding sequence ATGTACCTTCGTAACAAGGACGAAGTTCGGCCGCGCAACGGTAGAGTCTTAGTTGAAGTAATTGTTGCGAGAATTTCTGGTTGCAAAAACCAAACAGAGCTCAGTCTACAAGACCAAGTAGACCATGGCAAAGCGGTTGCAAGAGAACTCTATTCTGGGACGATCGAGTTTCGGATTGTTGACACAAAGGGCAAGGGCGAGCGACTTGATCGCCCCGAGTTGTGTGAGATCGAAGAGTTGATCCGGTCAGGCAAAGTCGACCTGCTAATCTTTGAAGACGTAGGGCGCCTGGTGCGCGGAACAGACGCATTTCGACTCTGTGGGATTGCTGTTAACCATGGAGTGCGAGTGATCTCTCCTAATGACTTTCTCGACACTGCCGAAGAAGACTGGGAAAAGTATCTTTTCGACGCGTGCAAAGAACATATGCAGCATAACTCACATACGTCGAAGCGACTTAAATAA
- a CDS encoding site-specific integrase: MSKERQRRRSRGSAWYWKQTDCWYYTAPGSQKRVRLLALDGTPIRGATCRKEAELSLARERTSDRWQCESTEEVTAAWSVGRVCSEYIAECERRLRQGSIGTDYEKEVRRYLNVFAKYCGALPVAHLKRGHLDAWLQNQDKWRSTATQRFAITIVLSAFAHASENFQVKHSLLGFSKPPQRPRLHSISPEDEASFYRAADPCLADFIFAAIHTGLRPFCELARMSTGHLVETPQGMLWKVYSSKTDKTRVVPVSKLVAKRIRQRLQKQGDGPIFRNRQGNAWKKPTAGGLFRLARRTLGWENDPVKGKYSCYSCRHTFAHRMLSGYWNKGAGCSIETLAELMGDTPSVAYDHYGREWGKHYQDPLWAAIGME, from the coding sequence GTGAGCAAGGAACGCCAGCGACGCCGCTCTCGTGGTTCAGCTTGGTACTGGAAACAAACGGACTGTTGGTACTACACCGCGCCGGGCTCGCAGAAGCGTGTGCGCCTGCTCGCACTCGATGGCACTCCGATTCGAGGCGCGACATGCCGTAAAGAAGCTGAGCTATCACTTGCTCGGGAGCGGACGAGTGACAGGTGGCAATGTGAGTCGACAGAAGAAGTAACTGCAGCGTGGAGCGTTGGCCGGGTTTGTTCAGAGTATATCGCTGAATGTGAGCGTCGACTTCGCCAAGGAAGTATCGGCACGGATTACGAAAAAGAGGTGCGACGATACCTCAATGTGTTTGCAAAGTACTGTGGTGCCCTGCCCGTTGCGCACTTGAAAAGAGGGCACCTCGATGCTTGGCTGCAAAATCAAGACAAATGGCGTTCAACTGCGACTCAGCGATTTGCTATCACCATCGTTCTCTCTGCGTTTGCGCACGCATCCGAGAATTTCCAGGTGAAACATTCGCTGCTCGGATTCTCGAAACCACCTCAGCGGCCACGGTTGCATTCGATATCGCCCGAAGACGAAGCGAGTTTCTATCGTGCCGCCGACCCTTGCTTGGCAGATTTCATCTTTGCCGCCATCCACACGGGACTTCGGCCGTTTTGCGAATTGGCTCGCATGTCGACGGGTCACCTAGTCGAAACGCCGCAAGGGATGCTCTGGAAGGTCTACTCGTCAAAAACCGACAAGACCCGCGTTGTTCCAGTCAGTAAGCTCGTCGCCAAGCGGATACGTCAGCGCCTACAGAAACAAGGTGATGGTCCAATATTTCGAAATCGGCAAGGAAACGCCTGGAAGAAACCAACTGCCGGGGGCCTGTTTCGGTTAGCTCGCCGTACACTCGGCTGGGAGAATGATCCAGTGAAAGGTAAGTACTCGTGCTACTCCTGTCGGCACACGTTTGCGCATCGCATGCTTTCGGGGTACTGGAACAAGGGAGCAGGCTGCTCGATCGAAACGCTCGCCGAGCTGATGGGAGATACCCCAAGCGTCGCATACGACCACTACGGTCGCGAGTGGGGCAAGCACTACCAAGACCCACTTTGGGCCGCTATCGGCATGGAATGA
- a CDS encoding sulfatase, producing MFAAAFCATKQAFSADSTRVPNIVVILIDDMGFSDLSCMGSTYYETPSINKLAASGMRFTHAYSACTVCSPTRAAVLTGKYPARLHLTDWIPGQMSNKTKLKLPDWNKQLNLEEITLAELLGAHGYTTASIGKWHLGPPECEPTRQGFSLNIGGNSKGQPPSYFFPYERNGVLLPGLAEGKPNEYLTDRLTDACEAFIEENQSKPFFLYLPHYCVHTPLQAKPELIAKYEAKNAQFPGNPQHEAKYAAMVESLDQSVGRIMAKLDALDLTKKTIVIFTSDNGGLVLREITSNLPARAGKGSAYEGGVRVPLIVSYPPMIKPGTTCDVPAISMDLFPTLAELSGAKYSHDIDGKSIVPLLEEKPDAFAARPLYWHYPHYHGGGATPYSAMRVGNYRLVEFFEDGRLELYDLAHDIGEMKNLAQEKPDLTEKLHRQLIAWRKSVDAQYATPREAEPK from the coding sequence GTGTTCGCTGCCGCGTTTTGTGCAACAAAACAAGCGTTTTCCGCCGATTCTACTCGTGTACCTAATATAGTAGTCATCCTGATCGATGACATGGGGTTTTCGGATTTGTCGTGCATGGGATCGACGTATTACGAGACGCCGTCGATCAACAAACTGGCTGCCAGTGGTATGCGATTCACCCATGCGTATTCAGCGTGCACAGTCTGCTCGCCGACACGCGCGGCTGTGCTGACCGGAAAGTATCCTGCGCGATTGCATCTGACCGACTGGATTCCGGGACAGATGAGCAACAAAACCAAGCTCAAACTCCCTGACTGGAACAAACAGCTGAATCTCGAAGAGATCACACTAGCTGAATTGCTCGGCGCTCACGGCTACACCACAGCGAGCATCGGCAAGTGGCACTTGGGCCCGCCCGAGTGCGAACCAACGCGTCAAGGCTTCTCGCTCAACATCGGTGGCAACTCCAAGGGACAGCCACCGTCGTATTTCTTTCCTTACGAACGCAATGGCGTTCTGCTGCCAGGTCTAGCGGAAGGTAAGCCCAACGAATACCTCACGGATCGACTCACCGATGCCTGCGAGGCGTTCATCGAGGAGAACCAGTCCAAACCTTTCTTCCTCTACTTGCCGCACTACTGCGTTCACACGCCGCTGCAAGCGAAGCCCGAGTTGATCGCCAAATACGAAGCGAAAAACGCTCAGTTTCCTGGCAATCCGCAGCATGAAGCCAAGTATGCCGCGATGGTGGAGAGCCTCGATCAAAGTGTCGGCCGCATCATGGCGAAACTCGATGCACTCGATCTCACGAAGAAGACAATCGTGATCTTCACCTCCGATAACGGTGGACTTGTGCTTCGCGAGATTACGTCGAATCTTCCAGCCCGCGCTGGGAAAGGTTCAGCCTACGAAGGGGGCGTCCGTGTGCCGCTGATCGTCAGCTATCCGCCGATGATTAAGCCAGGCACCACGTGCGACGTTCCAGCCATTAGCATGGATCTGTTCCCTACGCTGGCTGAACTGAGTGGCGCGAAGTACTCGCACGATATCGATGGCAAGAGCATCGTTCCCTTGCTCGAAGAAAAGCCCGATGCTTTTGCTGCGCGTCCTCTCTACTGGCACTATCCCCATTATCACGGTGGAGGTGCGACCCCTTATTCGGCGATGCGTGTAGGGAATTATCGACTTGTCGAGTTTTTTGAAGATGGCAGGCTAGAGCTCTACGATCTTGCCCACGACATCGGCGAAATGAAAAACCTCGCTCAGGAGAAACCTGATCTCACCGAAAAGCTTCACAGGCAACTGATTGCTTGGCGTAAGTCAGTCGATGCTCAGTATGCTACTCCACGGGAAGCAGAGCCGAAGTAA
- a CDS encoding HEAT repeat domain-containing protein, translated as MSLQSSQSTRWFSAKQARCIAAAALALASTFTSVSQSAAAEVLLLKSGGRIEAEILNRNRATSDPYELRLTSGVTLTMAADQIDRVVVKTDVEKQYEMLLPRMPATAAGNWSMAEWCKEAGLLTQRKFHLGEIIKLEPDHEEARLALGYSKFGGEWMTTEDFMQGQGYVRSQGRWMLRQDVELAAVDRERELAEKEWRRQLKIWVDQLGRKRGEEALQSIREIRDVNAVPALCDVVADIKNPITLRMLCFEVLTKLPSGQANRIFMEIALNDPNANLRDKCLDELRRRGVVEAIGYFTKGLTSKDNLVVNRAAHCLGGLGNPEATLALIDALVTTHKFQITTGQAPGSLGASFGGDSSGGGGGGMGGLSMGGKPKIISQDLKNEMALSALAVLNPGINFGYDEAAWKRWYIQTHTTVNANLRRDD; from the coding sequence ATGAGTCTGCAATCTAGCCAATCGACGCGATGGTTTAGCGCGAAGCAAGCTCGCTGCATAGCTGCCGCTGCGCTAGCCTTGGCGTCTACCTTTACTAGCGTTTCGCAGAGCGCTGCGGCCGAGGTGCTGCTGCTTAAAAGTGGCGGTCGCATCGAGGCCGAGATCCTCAACCGCAATCGCGCCACCAGCGACCCCTACGAACTGCGGCTGACCAGCGGTGTCACCCTCACGATGGCGGCCGACCAAATCGACCGCGTCGTGGTGAAGACCGATGTCGAGAAGCAGTACGAGATGCTACTACCACGTATGCCCGCCACGGCTGCCGGCAACTGGAGCATGGCTGAGTGGTGCAAGGAAGCGGGACTGCTCACTCAGCGGAAATTCCATCTTGGCGAAATCATCAAACTCGAGCCCGACCACGAAGAAGCTCGCTTAGCTCTCGGCTATAGCAAGTTTGGTGGCGAGTGGATGACAACCGAAGATTTCATGCAAGGCCAAGGCTATGTGCGATCGCAAGGTCGCTGGATGCTGAGGCAAGATGTCGAACTGGCAGCCGTCGATCGCGAACGCGAGCTGGCAGAAAAAGAGTGGCGACGTCAGCTGAAGATTTGGGTCGATCAACTCGGACGTAAGCGCGGCGAAGAGGCCCTGCAATCGATTCGCGAAATCCGCGATGTGAATGCCGTTCCTGCACTTTGCGACGTAGTGGCCGACATCAAAAATCCGATCACGCTTCGCATGCTCTGTTTCGAAGTGCTGACAAAACTTCCCTCGGGACAAGCCAATCGCATTTTCATGGAGATCGCGCTCAACGATCCCAATGCAAATTTGCGAGATAAGTGCCTCGATGAGCTGCGTCGACGTGGAGTCGTTGAAGCGATTGGTTACTTCACTAAGGGACTCACGAGCAAAGACAACCTAGTGGTGAATCGCGCCGCCCATTGTTTAGGTGGGCTCGGAAATCCTGAGGCCACACTCGCACTCATTGATGCTCTCGTAACAACGCACAAGTTTCAAATCACCACCGGACAAGCCCCTGGCAGTTTAGGGGCATCCTTCGGGGGAGATTCAAGCGGCGGTGGCGGCGGAGGTATGGGTGGGCTCAGCATGGGTGGTAAGCCCAAAATCATCTCGCAAGATCTGAAAAACGAGATGGCCCTGTCAGCACTCGCGGTGCTGAATCCAGGCATCAACTTTGGCTACGACGAAGCGGCTTGGAAACGGTGGTACATCCAAACGCATACCACCGTCAACGCCAACCTGCGGCGCGACGATTAA
- a CDS encoding HAD-IA family hydrolase → MVHDPGTFDALIFDCDGTLTDSMPLHYLGWRDTMLRYGIEFGEDRFYSLGGMPSNKIVAMLADEFGVAIDSQAVAHEKEEAFLAYLDQLQPILPIVDIAKNCRGKKPMAVASGGFRDVIQKQLVQIGVLEWFDTLVTAEDTTRHKPEPDVFLEAARRMNTPANRCLVFEDADLGIEAARRAGMAYIDVRAVHMPKRWT, encoded by the coding sequence ATGGTTCACGATCCCGGTACGTTTGATGCGCTGATTTTTGATTGCGATGGCACGCTCACCGATTCGATGCCGCTGCACTATCTGGGCTGGCGCGACACGATGCTCCGCTACGGTATCGAGTTTGGCGAAGACCGCTTCTACTCGCTCGGCGGCATGCCGAGTAACAAAATCGTCGCCATGCTTGCGGATGAATTCGGTGTCGCGATCGATTCGCAGGCTGTAGCTCACGAGAAAGAAGAAGCGTTTCTCGCCTATCTCGATCAACTTCAGCCGATCCTGCCGATTGTCGATATCGCCAAGAATTGCCGAGGAAAAAAGCCGATGGCGGTGGCCAGTGGTGGTTTTCGCGACGTGATTCAAAAGCAGTTGGTGCAGATTGGCGTGCTCGAGTGGTTTGATACCCTGGTGACAGCCGAGGACACGACGCGGCACAAACCCGAGCCCGATGTCTTCCTGGAAGCAGCCCGCCGGATGAACACCCCCGCCAATCGCTGTCTCGTGTTCGAAGATGCCGATCTCGGAATTGAAGCGGCTCGACGGGCCGGCATGGCCTACATCGATGTCCGGGCCGTTCACATGCCAAAACGCTGGACCTAA
- a CDS encoding nucleotidyltransferase — translation MLIAHLDADCFYVSAERVRDRFLADKPVGVLGNQGACVIAKSYEMKKAGVKTGEPIWEALTKCPDGIYVKRDFRWYEVLSRAMLDVVREFSPQVEYYSIDEFFLSVDQSPASFAHELQQAILDRVGVPVTIGVARTRTLAKLVSDLAKPFGALALIGREAEEQLLASRPASDVTGIAERSAAKLRSFGIVTCLDLARADPTQVRSVLTVTGERLCYELRGEKCVPIQSKRPLHKIVSRGGSIGAPSSDPAIQWAWCVRNLERLIEALESYGLCAGKLAFAVDYKHGPTCAADTRLTFPTTRFDMLVEAARHLWKQVQMQGLLLYRMHYFASELQYPGPRQLGLFEPTIRDGLHALKSEINSRHGRFALRSAATLPLTEIYADESHSYEICDIAGKTCF, via the coding sequence ATGCTCATCGCTCACCTTGACGCCGATTGCTTCTACGTCTCCGCCGAGCGGGTACGAGACCGCTTTCTTGCCGACAAGCCGGTGGGGGTGCTGGGGAATCAAGGTGCTTGCGTCATCGCCAAAAGCTACGAGATGAAAAAGGCCGGGGTAAAAACCGGCGAGCCGATTTGGGAAGCGCTCACCAAATGCCCCGACGGAATCTACGTGAAGCGGGATTTTCGCTGGTACGAAGTGCTGTCGCGAGCGATGCTCGATGTGGTTCGCGAATTCTCACCGCAGGTTGAATACTATTCCATCGACGAGTTCTTCTTGTCGGTGGATCAATCACCAGCGTCGTTTGCCCACGAACTTCAGCAGGCCATTCTCGACCGTGTTGGTGTCCCGGTCACGATCGGTGTCGCCCGCACGCGCACTCTGGCAAAACTGGTGTCGGATCTCGCGAAACCGTTCGGCGCACTGGCCTTGATTGGACGTGAAGCGGAGGAGCAACTGCTGGCCTCGCGCCCAGCTTCGGATGTGACCGGCATCGCGGAGCGTAGTGCTGCCAAGCTGCGATCTTTCGGCATTGTTACCTGCCTCGATCTCGCGCGCGCCGATCCCACCCAGGTTCGTTCGGTGCTAACGGTGACGGGCGAGCGACTCTGCTATGAACTGCGAGGAGAGAAGTGCGTTCCAATCCAGTCGAAACGACCGCTGCATAAGATCGTCTCGCGCGGCGGTTCGATCGGTGCCCCCAGCAGCGATCCTGCTATCCAGTGGGCATGGTGCGTCCGCAATCTCGAGCGGCTGATCGAGGCTCTCGAGAGCTACGGGCTTTGCGCTGGGAAACTGGCCTTCGCTGTCGACTACAAGCATGGCCCCACATGCGCCGCAGATACCAGACTCACATTTCCCACAACACGATTTGACATGCTGGTCGAAGCTGCTCGCCACCTCTGGAAACAGGTGCAGATGCAGGGGCTGCTGCTTTATCGCATGCACTACTTTGCCAGCGAACTTCAGTATCCTGGCCCGCGCCAGCTAGGACTTTTTGAACCTACGATTCGCGACGGACTACACGCTCTCAAAAGCGAAATCAACTCTCGCCATGGGAGATTCGCGCTGCGCAGCGCGGCCACGCTTCCACTGACCGAGATCTACGCCGATGAATCCCACAGTTACGAGATTTGCGACATCGCTGGAAAAACGTGCTTCTAG
- a CDS encoding DUF2314 domain-containing protein → MSLLMIFGLMLFASCSATSKPETLHDMGYDEAEMEAAIARARSEVDTFIAKMNAGEGEDFGVKVPITDSNGTEHFWLGEITYANGVFKGVIGNDAGIVENVTLGQSWEVKKEEISDWMYMKNGKMHGNYTMRPLLKTMPEEEAALFRAMLAEP, encoded by the coding sequence TTGTCGTTGCTCATGATTTTCGGGCTGATGCTCTTCGCAAGTTGCTCGGCCACTTCGAAGCCCGAAACTCTCCACGACATGGGCTACGACGAGGCTGAAATGGAAGCCGCCATCGCACGGGCTCGGTCCGAAGTCGATACGTTCATCGCCAAGATGAATGCCGGCGAGGGTGAGGACTTTGGTGTGAAGGTTCCGATCACCGACAGCAACGGTACCGAGCATTTTTGGCTCGGTGAAATCACCTATGCCAATGGCGTCTTTAAGGGAGTCATCGGCAACGATGCTGGCATCGTGGAAAACGTCACGCTTGGGCAGTCGTGGGAAGTGAAGAAGGAAGAGATCAGCGACTGGATGTACATGAAGAATGGCAAGATGCACGGCAACTACACGATGCGTCCCCTTCTGAAAACGATGCCCGAAGAAGAGGCTGCTCTCTTCCGCGCCATGCTCGCCGAACCGTAA
- the groL gene encoding chaperonin GroEL (60 kDa chaperone family; promotes refolding of misfolded polypeptides especially under stressful conditions; forms two stacked rings of heptamers to form a barrel-shaped 14mer; ends can be capped by GroES; misfolded proteins enter the barrel where they are refolded when GroES binds), whose translation MAKIIAFDQEAREAIRRGVSKLARAVKVTLGPKGRNVILQKSFGSPTVTKDGVTVAKEIDLEDVYENMGARMVREVASKTSDVAGDGTTTATVLAEAIFNEGLKAVVAGVNPVQMKAGIEKAVADITEKLQKASIKIKDKSEMMNVASIAANNDREIGKKLADAMEKVGKDGVITVDEGKGLETEIEWVEGMQFDRGYLSPYFVTDSTTMQCVLENPYILVFEKKITNIKELVPVLEGVVQQSRPLLIIAEDVEGEALATLVINRLRGTFQCCAVKAPGYGDRRKAMMEDIAILTGGVAVFEALGMKLETLPLSDLGRAKKVIIDKDNCTIIEGAGKTDAIKARIEQLRREIENSTSDYDREKLEERLAKLSGGVAKVVVGGATESEVKEKKARVEDALHATRAAVQEGILPGGGVALLRATASLKPSEEMSHDEIVGYNIVIRACRAPLTMISTNAGQDGGIVCERVLEGKGNFGYNALTNVYEDMVKAGVIDPTKVTRTALANAASVSILLLTSDALIAEKPKDDKHGKKGHGGDHDMY comes from the coding sequence ATGGCCAAGATCATTGCATTCGATCAAGAAGCCCGCGAAGCGATTCGCCGCGGTGTTTCGAAACTCGCCCGTGCGGTTAAGGTGACCCTCGGTCCCAAGGGTCGCAACGTTATTCTGCAGAAGAGCTTTGGCAGCCCTACCGTTACCAAAGACGGTGTGACTGTTGCTAAAGAAATCGATCTGGAAGACGTGTACGAGAACATGGGCGCTCGCATGGTTCGCGAAGTCGCGAGCAAGACGAGCGACGTTGCTGGCGACGGCACCACCACCGCCACCGTTCTCGCCGAAGCGATCTTCAACGAAGGTCTCAAGGCTGTTGTCGCCGGTGTGAACCCAGTCCAAATGAAGGCTGGTATCGAAAAGGCCGTCGCCGACATCACCGAGAAGCTGCAAAAAGCTTCGATCAAGATCAAAGACAAGTCGGAGATGATGAACGTCGCTTCGATCGCTGCCAACAACGATCGCGAAATCGGCAAGAAGCTTGCTGACGCGATGGAAAAGGTCGGCAAGGACGGCGTGATCACGGTTGACGAAGGCAAGGGCCTTGAAACCGAGATCGAATGGGTCGAAGGTATGCAGTTCGACCGTGGCTACCTCTCGCCTTACTTCGTCACCGATTCGACCACGATGCAATGCGTGCTCGAGAACCCCTACATCCTGGTCTTCGAAAAGAAGATCACCAACATCAAGGAACTGGTTCCAGTTCTCGAAGGTGTTGTGCAGCAGAGCCGTCCGCTGCTGATCATTGCCGAAGATGTCGAAGGCGAAGCTCTTGCTACGCTCGTCATCAACCGTCTGCGTGGCACGTTCCAGTGCTGTGCCGTCAAGGCTCCAGGCTACGGCGATCGTCGCAAGGCGATGATGGAAGATATTGCCATCCTCACCGGTGGTGTCGCTGTGTTCGAAGCTCTCGGCATGAAGCTCGAAACCCTTCCACTGTCCGACCTCGGTCGCGCCAAGAAGGTGATCATCGACAAAGACAACTGCACCATCATTGAAGGTGCTGGCAAGACCGACGCCATCAAGGCTCGCATCGAACAACTGCGCCGCGAAATCGAGAACAGCACGAGCGACTACGATCGCGAAAAGCTGGAAGAACGTCTCGCCAAGCTCAGCGGTGGTGTTGCCAAGGTGGTTGTGGGCGGTGCAACTGAGAGCGAAGTGAAAGAGAAGAAGGCTCGCGTCGAAGACGCTCTGCACGCCACCCGCGCTGCAGTGCAAGAAGGCATCCTGCCAGGTGGCGGCGTTGCTCTTCTGCGTGCCACTGCCTCGCTCAAGCCAAGCGAAGAGATGTCGCACGACGAAATCGTCGGCTACAACATCGTGATCCGCGCTTGCCGCGCTCCGCTCACCATGATCAGCACCAACGCTGGTCAAGATGGCGGCATCGTGTGCGAACGCGTTCTCGAAGGTAAGGGCAACTTCGGCTACAACGCTCTCACCAACGTCTACGAAGACATGGTGAAGGCTGGCGTCATCGACCCCACGAAGGTTACCCGCACCGCTCTGGCCAACGCCGCCAGCGTGTCGATCCTGCTCCTCACCAGCGATGCCCTCATCGCCGAGAAGCCCAAAGACGACAAGCACGGCAAGAAGGGTCACGGCGGCGACCACGACATGTACTAA
- a CDS encoding co-chaperone GroES, with the protein MATATKEKKPSKTQLKLQPLGDRVVVRRESSESKTAGGIVLPDSAKEKPARGVIVSVGNGKLLDNGTRGTLQVKVDDRVLFSAWAGETFKVGDDELLLMREEDILAILED; encoded by the coding sequence ATGGCGACCGCGACCAAAGAGAAGAAGCCCAGCAAGACCCAACTCAAACTTCAGCCTCTCGGCGACCGCGTGGTTGTCCGCCGCGAATCGAGCGAGTCGAAGACCGCTGGCGGCATCGTTCTGCCTGATTCGGCCAAAGAGAAGCCTGCTCGTGGCGTGATCGTGTCGGTTGGCAACGGCAAGTTGCTCGACAACGGCACCCGTGGCACCCTGCAAGTGAAGGTCGACGATCGCGTCCTCTTCTCGGCATGGGCTGGCGAAACCTTCAAGGTCGGCGACGACGAACTCCTCCTGATGCGCGAAGAAGACATCCTCGCCATCCTCGAAGACTAA
- a CDS encoding prolyl oligopeptidase family serine peptidase, producing MPSDTRDGTTIAMPRLLAKFLIASFAITTANTSLIAADQLAELPRGKQVAQSATIVVKQGDLSREATLRYWLYVPQAADEKKQLPLLLFLHGSGERGDDLEVVKKHGPPKIVEQQADFPFITISPQCPAGVRWNAVELSNFVDHLTNSLPVDRRRVYLTGLSMGGAGSWSLLAAQPNTFAAAVIICGRGDVASAPQLVKTPLWVFHGAKDTTVPLSASVEMVEAIQKAGGKNVKLTVYDNAAHDSWTETYDAPETFEWLLRHTLPDDKAKSQ from the coding sequence ATGCCCAGCGATACACGAGATGGCACCACCATTGCCATGCCACGGCTGCTCGCGAAATTTTTGATTGCGAGCTTCGCGATCACGACCGCTAACACCAGCCTCATTGCCGCCGACCAACTCGCTGAACTGCCACGAGGAAAACAAGTCGCTCAGTCGGCAACAATCGTGGTTAAGCAAGGGGATCTAAGTCGCGAAGCGACACTTCGCTACTGGCTTTATGTCCCTCAAGCTGCTGACGAAAAGAAGCAGCTTCCACTGCTGCTTTTCTTGCACGGTTCGGGCGAGCGTGGCGATGATCTTGAGGTCGTGAAAAAGCATGGCCCGCCGAAAATAGTCGAGCAGCAAGCCGATTTTCCATTCATAACAATCTCACCCCAATGCCCAGCAGGGGTTCGCTGGAATGCTGTCGAACTTTCCAATTTCGTCGATCACCTGACGAATAGCCTGCCAGTGGACCGTCGGCGCGTCTACCTCACGGGTCTAAGCATGGGTGGGGCTGGCAGTTGGTCGCTACTGGCAGCCCAACCCAACACTTTCGCGGCAGCTGTCATCATCTGCGGTCGAGGGGATGTAGCCTCCGCACCGCAGCTTGTGAAAACTCCCCTTTGGGTCTTTCATGGCGCGAAGGATACAACGGTTCCTCTCTCGGCTAGTGTGGAGATGGTTGAGGCGATTCAAAAAGCAGGGGGCAAGAACGTGAAACTAACGGTCTACGACAATGCCGCACACGACAGCTGGACCGAAACCTACGACGCCCCTGAAACCTTCGAGTGGCTGCTCCGTCACACACTTCCCGACGATAAGGCGAAAAGCCAATGA
- a CDS encoding DUF4013 domain-containing protein, translating to MATAFSPIGSPPPAMQFFRSYNYIFENPNGWINLLLCGLCLLSTAFVPVVGQLVVLGYTIEILQSLMATSGQRYPDFDFNRFSDYLNKSIWPFLVQLVASLLLVPIAFLIFPLVVFVPLSIATAAGEDAGPIILIIMIPLIMILSIAIGVTIFMFLTPLILRAMLAQDFKAAWDLGWIKSFIRLMYREMILTGLFLSLSSIALGLLGIATCGIGLLFAQAMIFLASTHLNYQQYMIFLARGGAPVPPKQVAEPIVPTAGPKMPPPSGGNPFR from the coding sequence ATGGCAACTGCCTTTTCACCGATCGGCTCCCCCCCGCCTGCGATGCAGTTTTTTCGTAGTTACAACTACATCTTTGAGAACCCCAATGGCTGGATCAACCTGCTCTTATGCGGCCTCTGCCTCCTATCCACGGCCTTTGTTCCAGTAGTAGGACAACTTGTCGTACTCGGATATACGATCGAGATTCTGCAGAGCCTCATGGCGACCTCAGGCCAGCGTTATCCTGACTTTGATTTCAACCGCTTCTCGGATTACCTCAACAAAAGCATCTGGCCCTTTTTGGTGCAACTTGTCGCATCACTTTTGTTGGTGCCAATTGCTTTTCTGATCTTTCCGTTAGTAGTCTTTGTTCCATTAAGTATTGCAACAGCTGCGGGTGAAGACGCGGGCCCCATTATTCTCATCATCATGATCCCTTTGATCATGATTCTGTCGATTGCTATTGGTGTCACGATCTTCATGTTCCTCACGCCACTCATTTTGCGAGCGATGCTAGCTCAAGATTTCAAAGCAGCCTGGGATTTGGGCTGGATCAAGTCGTTTATTCGACTGATGTATCGTGAAATGATCCTGACGGGACTCTTTTTATCGCTCAGTTCGATCGCTTTGGGACTCTTGGGAATTGCGACCTGCGGAATCGGGCTCTTGTTCGCACAAGCGATGATTTTTTTGGCCTCTACACACCTGAACTATCAGCAGTACATGATTTTTCTAGCGCGGGGCGGGGCACCGGTTCCACCCAAGCAGGTTGCTGAACCGATTGTGCCTACTGCTGGTCCGAAGATGCCACCGCCAAGTGGTGGAAACCCGTTTAGATAG